The following proteins come from a genomic window of Bombyx mori chromosome 18, ASM3026992v2:
- the LOC101741149 gene encoding LINE-1 retrotransposable element ORF2 protein, whose product MDDHVRGIVGKFGLGTRNERGQLLLDFCAENNVSIMNTHFQHHPRRLYTWISPNGQHRNQIDYVMIGKRWKSSVLNVKTRPGADCGSDHQLLVAKVKIRLKSIKQQKPRKVVDISGRAQELFANAIKERLRDFAVDPFDSANVTWEQLKQVTLQTASEVVGTQAIEQPKSPWMSEETWSAIVKRKARKEDGLTTDADKHEYRLLHHEVQRLCRRDRDAYISAVCDDIQRDSERMHSKDMFRRVKLLAKEYKLKTWTIEDDRGNLIINRQAALDRWRRYSEQLYSEKGCNDIEERVDYNQHEPDILLQEVEAAINRLKQKACGRDSVTALMLKSLGSDGAKILHSICQKVWRTGQWPEDWTESILIPLHKKGSTRKCENYRTISIISHASKILLHIINKRLESFISRQIAKEQAGFVKGRGTREQILNIRQLIEKAREFNVPMALCFIDYAKAFDCINWKKMFDVMQEMGIPDHLVSLVQTLYMDGITRVRMDNEFSHPFKPERGVRQGCILSPQLFNLIGEHIMRLVLENWEGGIRVGGHRISNLRFADDTTIIGTSERELHELLRRVEVVSKDLKDKN is encoded by the coding sequence ATGGATGACCATGTTCGTGGCATAGTCGGGAAATTCGGGCTAGGGACTCGTAACGAGCGAGGGCAGTTACTCCTCGACTTCTGTGCGGAAAACAATGTTTCAATCATGAACACCCACTTCCAGCATCATCCTCGAAGGTTGTATACATGGATCTCCCCTAACGGTCAACATAGGAACCAGATTGACTATGTCATGATAGGGAAACGATGGAAATCATCTGTCCTGAATGTTAAGACGAGACCAGGTGCAGATTGTGGCAGTGACCACCAACTACTTGTTGCAAAAGTTAAAATCCGTCTTAAGTCAATCAAACAGCAGAAACCTAGGAAGGTGGTGGACATATCGGGTCGAGCGCAGGAGTTGTTTGCCAATGCCATTAAGGAGCGGTTGCGTGATTTTGCCGTAGATCCCTTCGACTCTGCAAATGTTACCTGGGAACAGTTGAAACAGGTAACCTTGCAGACAGCGAGCGAAGTCGTCGGAACACAAGCAATAGAACAACCTAAATCACCTTGGATGTCCGAAGAAACATGGTCAGCTATCGTCAAAAGAAAAGCCCGAAAGGAGGATGGTCTTACGACTGACGCAGATAAGCATGAGTACAGACTGCTGCATCATGAAGTCCAAAGACTTTGCAGACGTGACAGAGATGCCTATATAAGTGCTGTCTGCGACGACATTCAAAGGGATTCTGAACGCATGCATTCTAAGGACATGTTCCGCAGAGTGAAGCTGTTGGCCAAAGAGTACAAGCTGAAAACCTGGACTATTGAGGACGACCGTGGTAACCTCATCATTAACAGGCAGGCTGCGCTGGACAGATGGAGGAGATACAGCGAACAGCTATATAGCGAAAAGGGCTGCAATGATATTGAAGAAAGGGTGGACTATAACCAACATGAGCCAGATATCCTTCTTCAAGAAGTTGAGGCAGCAATCAATAGGCTGAAGCAAAAAGCATGCGGAAGGGACAGCGTAACCGCTCTAATGTTAAAGAGCCTAGGCTCGGATGGTGCCAAGATTTTACACTCCATTTGCCAGAAAGTATGGCGTACTGGCCAGTGGCCTGAAGACTGGACGGAATCAATATTAATTCCTCTCCATAAAAAAGGCTCCACGCGCAAATGTGAGAACTACAGGACTATCTCCATAATCTCGCATGCCAGTAAAATTCTCCTCcatattatcaataaaagaCTGGAGAGTTTTATCAGTAGGCAAATCGCAAAAGAGCAAGCGGGTTTTGTTAAGGGTCGAGGAACCAGAGAGCAGATCTTAAACATAAGGCAGTTGATCGAAAAGGCAAGGGAGTTCAACGTCCCGATGGCTCTCTGCTTCATTGACTACGCCAAGGCTTTTGACTGCATCAACTGGAAGAAAATGTTCGACGTGATGCAAGAGATGGGAATACCGGACCACCTCGTCTCCCTTGTTCAGACTCTATATATGGATGGAATTACGAGAGTCAGAATGGACAATGAGTTTTCCCATCCATTTAAGCCCGAACGTGGAGTCAGACAGGGGTGTATTCTTTCCCCACAACTCTTCAACCTCATCGGTGAACACATTATGAGGCTCGTTCTGGAGAACTGGGAGGGGGGTATTCGTGTAGGAGGCCACCGAATTAGTAATCTTCGTTTCGCTGATGATACCACTATAATCGGTACCTCGGAGCGAGAGTTGCATGAGCTTCTGAGGAGAGTGGAAGTCGTTAGCAAAGATCTAAAAGACAAAAACTAA
- the LOC101735418 gene encoding collagenase — MRGFNVLALLALATAAHAFVPIETNYHEVIGIPMAMELKSAEEGADFDGARIVGGSVAGLGTHPHLAAMVITLTDGRTSMCGASLLSHTRSVTAAHCWRTRSAQGRTLQLGFGTTQFFTGGFRINTNNVQMHGSYNMDNLHNDVAMIIHGRVGYTNVIQPIFLPPSHLLNNQFVGTWAWAAGYGRTSDASGSNTRKHQVALQVITNADCARTFGNGVIASTLCVNTQGGRSTCRGDSGGPLAFTYGGRRTLIGITSFGAAQCQRGHPAGFARVTSFASWIRARL; from the exons ATGAGAGGTTTTAATGTATTGGCGCTGCTTGCGCTGGCGACTGCTGCCCATGCCTTCGTACCCATAGAGACCAACTACCATGAGGTGATCGGGATCCCTATGGCGATGGAGCTCAAGAGCGCTGAGGAGGGCGCTGACTTCGACGGCGCCAGGATCGTAGGAGGCAGTGTGGCGGGGCTAGGCACTCATCCACATCTT GCCGCTATGGTGATTACTCTGACCGACGGTCGCACCTCCATGTGCGGAGCCTCCCTGCTGAGCCACACTCGCTCCGTGACCGCGGCTCACTGCTGGAGGACCAGGAGCGCTCAAGGACGCACGCTTCAATTGGGTTTCGGCACCACTCAGTTCTTCACTGGTGGATTCAGAATTAACACTAACAATGTTCAAATGCACGGCAGCTACAACATGGACAATCTTCACAACGACGTGGCTATGATTATCCACGGACGGGTCGGATACACAA ATGTGATCCAGCCGATCTTCCTGCCCCCCTCACATCTCCTCAACAACCAATTCGTGGGTACCTGGGCCTGGGCTGCTGGTTATGGAAGAACCAGCGACG CAAGTGGTAGTAACACCCGGAAGCATCAAGTGGCTCTTCAAGTGATCACCAATGCAGACTGCGCGCGTACTTTCGGTAACGGTGTCATCGCGTCGACCCTCTGCGTGAACACCCAGGGGGGGCGCAGCACCTGCCGCGGAGACTCCGGTGGACCCCTCGCTTTCACGTATGGAGGACGTCGCACCCTG ATCGGGATCACCTCGTTTGGCGCTGCTCAATGTCAGCGGGGACATCCGGCTGGTTTCGCCAGGGTCACCTCGTTCGCTTCTTGGATACGTGCTAGACTCTAG
- the LOC101740414 gene encoding collagenase, whose product MRGFNVLALLALATAAHAFVPIETNYHEVIGIPMAMELKSAEEGADFDGARIVGGSVAGLGTHPHLAAMVITLTDGRTSMCGASLLSHTRSVTAAHCWRTRNSQGRTLQLGFGTTQFFTGGFRINTNNVQMHGSYNMDTIHNDVAMIIHGRVGYTNVIQPIFLPPSHLLNNQFVGTWAWAAGYGLTRDGGGSNTQKHQVALRVITNAVCSRTFNGIIASTLCVDTQGGRSTCRGDSGGPLAFTYAGRRTLIGITSFGAAQCQQGHPAGFARVTSFASWISARL is encoded by the exons ATGAGAGGTTTTAATGTATTGGCGCTGCTTGCGCTGGCGACTGCTGCCCATGCCTTCGTACCCATAGAGACCAACTATCATGAGGTGATTGGGATCCCTATGGCGATGGAGCTCAAGAGCGCTGAGGAGGGCGCTGACTTCGACGGCGCCAGGATCGTAGGAGGTAGTGTGGCGGGGCTAGGCACTCATCCACATCTT GCCGCTATGGTGATTACTTTGACCGACGGTCGCACCTCCATGTGCGGAGCCTCTCTGCTGAGCCACACCCGCTCCGTGACCGCGGCTCACTGCTGGAGGACCAGGAACTCTCAAGGACGCACGCTTCAATTGGGTTTCGGCACCACTCAGTTCTTCACTGGTGGATTCAGAATTAACACTAACAATGTTCAAATGCACGGCAGCTACAACATGGACACTATTCACAACGACGTGGCTATGATTATCCACGGACGGGTCGGATACACAA ATGTGATCCAGCCGATCTTCCTGCCCCCCTCACATCTCCTCAACAACCAGTTCGTGGGTACCTGGGCCTGGGCTGCTGGTTATGGATTAACCAGGGATG GAGGTGGTAGTAACACCCAGAAGCATCAAGTGGCTCTTCGAGTGATCACCAATGCAGTCTGCTCACGTACTTTTAACGGTATCATCGCGTCGACCCTCTGCGTGGACACCCAGGGGGGGCGCAGCACCTGCCGCGGAGACTCCGGTGGACCCCTCGCCTTCACGTACGCAGGACGTCGTACCCTG ATCGGGATCACCTCGTTCGGAGCTGCTCAATGCCAGCAGGGACATCCGGCTGGTTTCGCCAGGGTCACCTCGTTCGCTTCTTGGATAAGTGCTAGACTCTAG
- the LOC101735551 gene encoding regulator of G-protein signaling 20 isoform X3 has translation MASSQISLAARGSEAGPGKKPPEPGPQEPLLQEGDAPPSLEEIQGWGQSFDRLMRSTAGRKVFRDFLRGEYSEENIMFWLACEELKRETDPDAVEEKARFIYEDYISILSPKEVSLDSRVREIVNRNMVEPTPHTFDEAQLQIYTLMHRDSYPRFVNSPLYKTLARLPEP, from the exons ATGGCAAGTAGTCAGATTAG TCTGGCGGCGCGCGGCTCGGAGGCCGGCCCCGGCAAGAAGCCTCCCGAACCGGGACCACAGGAACCCCTTCTACAGGAAGGCGACGCGCC GCCATCGCTGGAGGAGATCCAAGGCTGGGGGCAGTCGTTCGACCGGCTGATGCGGAGCACCG CCGGCAGGAAGGTGTTTCGTGACTTCCTGCGCGGCGAGTACTCGGAGGAGAACATAATGTTCTGGCTCGCGTGCGAAGAGCTCAAGCGAGAGACCGACCCCGACGCCGTCGAGGAGAAGGCGCGCTTTATCTACGAGGACTACATCTCTATACTGTCCCCTAAGGAG GTGTCTCTCGACTCGCGGGTCCGAGAGATCGTGAACCGCAACATGGTGGAGCCCACGCCGCACACGTTCGACGAGGCGCAGCTGCAGATCTACACGCTGATGCACCGCGACTCGTACCCGCGGTTCGTCAACTCGCCGCTCTACAAGACGCTGGCGCGGCTGCCGGAGCCGTGA
- the LOC101735551 gene encoding regulator of G-protein signaling 19 isoform X1, protein MCSLAALARGCRPAAKPCCLCWCCCCSCSWAKCLAARGSEAGPGKKPPEPGPQEPLLQEGDAPPSLEEIQGWGQSFDRLMRSTAGRKVFRDFLRGEYSEENIMFWLACEELKRETDPDAVEEKARFIYEDYISILSPKEVSLDSRVREIVNRNMVEPTPHTFDEAQLQIYTLMHRDSYPRFVNSPLYKTLARLPEP, encoded by the exons ATGTGCAGCCTGGCGGCGCTGGCGCGCGGCTGCCGGCCCGCGGCCAAGCCGTGCTGTCTGTGCTGGTGCTGCTGCTGCTCCTGCTCCTG GGCTAAGTG TCTGGCGGCGCGCGGCTCGGAGGCCGGCCCCGGCAAGAAGCCTCCCGAACCGGGACCACAGGAACCCCTTCTACAGGAAGGCGACGCGCC GCCATCGCTGGAGGAGATCCAAGGCTGGGGGCAGTCGTTCGACCGGCTGATGCGGAGCACCG CCGGCAGGAAGGTGTTTCGTGACTTCCTGCGCGGCGAGTACTCGGAGGAGAACATAATGTTCTGGCTCGCGTGCGAAGAGCTCAAGCGAGAGACCGACCCCGACGCCGTCGAGGAGAAGGCGCGCTTTATCTACGAGGACTACATCTCTATACTGTCCCCTAAGGAG GTGTCTCTCGACTCGCGGGTCCGAGAGATCGTGAACCGCAACATGGTGGAGCCCACGCCGCACACGTTCGACGAGGCGCAGCTGCAGATCTACACGCTGATGCACCGCGACTCGTACCCGCGGTTCGTCAACTCGCCGCTCTACAAGACGCTGGCGCGGCTGCCGGAGCCGTGA
- the LOC101735551 gene encoding regulator of G-protein signaling 20 isoform X2, translated as MCSLAALARGCRPAAKPCCLCWCCCCSCSCLAARGSEAGPGKKPPEPGPQEPLLQEGDAPPSLEEIQGWGQSFDRLMRSTAGRKVFRDFLRGEYSEENIMFWLACEELKRETDPDAVEEKARFIYEDYISILSPKEVSLDSRVREIVNRNMVEPTPHTFDEAQLQIYTLMHRDSYPRFVNSPLYKTLARLPEP; from the exons ATGTGCAGCCTGGCGGCGCTGGCGCGCGGCTGCCGGCCCGCGGCCAAGCCGTGCTGTCTGTGCTGGTGCTGCTGCTGCTCCTGCTCCTG TCTGGCGGCGCGCGGCTCGGAGGCCGGCCCCGGCAAGAAGCCTCCCGAACCGGGACCACAGGAACCCCTTCTACAGGAAGGCGACGCGCC GCCATCGCTGGAGGAGATCCAAGGCTGGGGGCAGTCGTTCGACCGGCTGATGCGGAGCACCG CCGGCAGGAAGGTGTTTCGTGACTTCCTGCGCGGCGAGTACTCGGAGGAGAACATAATGTTCTGGCTCGCGTGCGAAGAGCTCAAGCGAGAGACCGACCCCGACGCCGTCGAGGAGAAGGCGCGCTTTATCTACGAGGACTACATCTCTATACTGTCCCCTAAGGAG GTGTCTCTCGACTCGCGGGTCCGAGAGATCGTGAACCGCAACATGGTGGAGCCCACGCCGCACACGTTCGACGAGGCGCAGCTGCAGATCTACACGCTGATGCACCGCGACTCGTACCCGCGGTTCGTCAACTCGCCGCTCTACAAGACGCTGGCGCGGCTGCCGGAGCCGTGA